A portion of the Streptomyces erythrochromogenes genome contains these proteins:
- a CDS encoding restriction endonuclease — MSRRSGGLIGDWAEAQRRMQQTQLIQHREAERRQRAYEREAARGQREQQAAYRQHREAEARRRTERIEAEVAGLQGLLAAGCRAPAFRTAALVRPEQLEPFAPGNLAHPLPMPRLEQFQQQNSGWTLGSNRRAQAEREAHARYTQAWQAAHAAELQRQQQLAAYRQQYDQWAAQQLAGIREHNNGLAELARALRAGDADAAVEYFSAALYASTAWPEALPRQLAAAYDRGARELVLDWQLPGFQVVPEAKSVRYMPSTDQDKETARPATQRRALYRDLLAQCLLLVVRELYAADEFGALESVVVNGFVDDHDPVTGQEARITLASVSAARSAFAGLRLEQVSAVDCLVEGLRGQLSARPDQLTAVRAGRRPDEVGGGVVSHGGHAGDDEDEPDLFVMDPIAFENLVAELFRAMGMEALTTQRSGDGGVDIEANDPSPITGGRIVVQVKRYRNTVPPTAVRDLYGTVQDKGANKGVLVTTSSFGPTSYTFSNGKPLELVPGEKLVELLHQYGLRGRLGGGPAARVPAQRAPEPAPSDDHNVLGMTWSGRVALDVCALVCTGNRVLSEDHFVFFNNPRTPDGSVRARAHAAPDKAALEVSFEALPREADRLVLVAAVDPEADPHADLAGFTDARIRLLDAAGAEAGQLEVSDGRAGETALVLGSFRRRPNGDWDFVIGGKGYRGGLEDLLREYGVEVA, encoded by the coding sequence ATGAGTCGTCGGTCGGGCGGTTTGATCGGGGACTGGGCCGAGGCCCAGCGCCGGATGCAGCAGACGCAGCTGATCCAGCACCGCGAGGCGGAACGCCGACAGCGGGCGTACGAACGCGAGGCGGCCCGGGGGCAGCGCGAGCAGCAGGCCGCCTACCGGCAGCATCGCGAGGCCGAGGCACGACGGCGTACGGAGCGCATCGAGGCGGAGGTCGCCGGGCTGCAGGGGCTGCTGGCCGCGGGCTGCCGGGCACCGGCGTTCCGTACGGCCGCGCTGGTCCGGCCGGAGCAGCTGGAACCCTTCGCCCCGGGGAATCTCGCCCATCCGCTGCCGATGCCGCGCCTCGAGCAGTTCCAGCAGCAGAACAGCGGCTGGACCCTCGGCTCGAACCGCCGGGCGCAGGCGGAGCGCGAGGCGCACGCCCGCTACACCCAGGCCTGGCAGGCGGCGCATGCCGCGGAGCTGCAGCGGCAGCAGCAGCTGGCGGCGTACCGGCAGCAGTACGACCAGTGGGCGGCGCAGCAGCTCGCCGGGATCCGGGAGCACAACAACGGCCTCGCCGAGCTGGCCAGGGCACTGCGCGCGGGTGACGCCGATGCCGCCGTGGAGTACTTCTCGGCCGCCCTCTACGCCTCCACCGCCTGGCCCGAGGCGCTGCCCAGGCAGCTGGCCGCCGCCTACGATCGGGGCGCGCGCGAGCTGGTCCTGGACTGGCAGCTGCCGGGGTTCCAGGTGGTGCCCGAGGCCAAGTCGGTCCGGTACATGCCGAGTACGGACCAGGACAAGGAGACGGCTCGCCCTGCCACGCAGCGGCGCGCGCTGTACCGGGACCTGCTGGCGCAGTGCCTGCTGCTGGTGGTGCGCGAGCTGTACGCGGCGGACGAGTTCGGCGCGCTCGAGTCCGTCGTGGTCAACGGCTTCGTGGACGACCACGATCCGGTGACGGGGCAGGAGGCGCGGATCACGCTCGCTTCGGTGTCGGCGGCCCGCTCCGCCTTCGCGGGGCTTCGGCTGGAGCAGGTCAGCGCGGTGGACTGCCTGGTGGAGGGGTTGCGCGGGCAGCTGTCGGCGCGGCCCGACCAGCTGACGGCCGTACGCGCGGGACGCCGGCCCGACGAGGTCGGCGGCGGAGTCGTCAGCCACGGCGGGCACGCGGGCGACGACGAGGACGAGCCGGACCTCTTCGTGATGGACCCGATCGCCTTCGAGAACCTGGTGGCGGAGCTCTTCCGGGCGATGGGCATGGAGGCGTTGACCACACAGCGGTCCGGCGACGGCGGCGTCGACATCGAGGCGAACGACCCTTCCCCGATCACGGGCGGACGGATCGTGGTCCAGGTCAAGCGCTACCGCAACACCGTGCCGCCCACGGCGGTACGGGACCTGTACGGCACGGTCCAGGACAAGGGGGCGAACAAGGGGGTGCTGGTCACCACCTCGTCCTTCGGGCCGACGTCGTACACCTTCTCCAACGGCAAGCCGCTGGAGTTGGTTCCCGGGGAGAAGCTGGTGGAGCTCCTGCACCAGTACGGGCTGCGCGGACGCCTCGGTGGCGGCCCGGCGGCCCGGGTCCCGGCGCAGCGGGCTCCCGAGCCCGCCCCGTCGGACGACCACAACGTGCTCGGCATGACCTGGTCGGGCCGGGTCGCGCTGGACGTGTGCGCCCTGGTCTGCACGGGCAACCGGGTGCTCAGCGAGGACCACTTCGTTTTCTTCAACAACCCGCGCACGCCGGACGGTTCGGTACGGGCCCGGGCGCACGCGGCGCCGGACAAGGCGGCGCTGGAGGTCTCCTTCGAGGCCCTGCCGCGCGAGGCCGACCGGCTGGTGCTCGTGGCAGCCGTGGACCCGGAGGCCGATCCGCATGCCGACCTGGCAGGTTTCACCGACGCCCGGATCCGGCTCCTGGACGCGGCGGGCGCGGAGGCCGGGCAGCTGGAGGTCTCCGACGGCCGGGCCGGTGAGACCGCGCTGGTGCTGGGCTCGTTCCGGCGCAGGCCGAACGGCGACTGGGACTTCGTGATCGGCGGCAAGGGCTACCGCGGCGGCCTGGAGGACCTGCTGCGCGAGTACGGCGTCGAGGTCGCATAG
- a CDS encoding CAP domain-containing protein, translating to MQLRDDEFGQGVDGAVPDRSSGPRHAGRVAGGRRRTRRKMPVPAAVATVVLLTGAGSAYTLISGEAPARTAATASASSSSSDAVGPGPLGGPPTGPASPTVGAGAAAETPTAGATPSASTTAASPSPTAASAEPVSKQSAKNDRPAQPTRGPSGNGPVGPDPKVPGARISTQDVRTAQSLSLQLLNGERATVGRPPLVLKQDLSDFARKWAEHMKKNGFGHSSNEERAYLNTGSRTWTGENIVWWSDASMTAQEAAEKFQSMWRHSPGHYKAQVSAEFTEVGVGLHHDASGWWGVHNFSDGT from the coding sequence ATGCAGTTGCGCGACGACGAGTTCGGGCAGGGCGTGGACGGGGCGGTGCCGGACCGGTCTTCCGGGCCGCGTCACGCGGGCCGGGTGGCCGGTGGCCGCCGCCGGACCCGCCGGAAGATGCCCGTGCCGGCAGCGGTCGCCACCGTGGTCCTGCTGACCGGAGCCGGGAGTGCGTACACGCTCATATCCGGCGAAGCTCCTGCCCGTACCGCGGCGACGGCCTCTGCCTCGTCCTCGTCCTCCGACGCCGTCGGCCCGGGCCCGCTGGGCGGCCCGCCCACCGGCCCGGCCTCACCCACCGTCGGGGCAGGTGCGGCGGCTGAGACCCCCACGGCCGGGGCGACACCGAGCGCGAGCACCACCGCCGCCTCCCCCTCGCCTACCGCGGCGTCGGCCGAACCCGTGTCCAAGCAGTCCGCCAAGAACGACCGGCCCGCGCAGCCGACCCGCGGCCCTTCGGGGAACGGTCCGGTGGGACCGGACCCGAAGGTGCCCGGTGCCCGCATCTCGACGCAGGACGTCCGCACGGCCCAGTCGTTGTCCCTGCAGCTGCTGAACGGCGAACGGGCCACCGTCGGCAGGCCTCCGCTCGTGCTCAAGCAGGACCTCAGCGACTTCGCCCGCAAGTGGGCCGAGCACATGAAGAAGAACGGATTCGGCCACTCCTCCAATGAGGAACGGGCCTACCTGAACACCGGCTCGCGCACCTGGACGGGCGAGAACATCGTCTGGTGGAGCGATGCCTCGATGACCGCCCAGGAAGCCGCCGAGAAGTTCCAGTCGATGTGGCGCCACAGCCCCGGCCACTACAAGGCGCAGGTCAGCGCGGAGTTCACCGAGGTCGGCGTGGGTCTGCACCACGACGCCTCCGGCTGGTGGGGCGTGCACAACTTCTCGGACGGCACGTAG
- a CDS encoding CobW family GTP-binding protein, with the protein MNSRQPIPVVVLAGFLGSGKTTVLNHLLAGRGGTRIGVVVNDFGSIEIDAMSVAGQVGDSMVSLGGGCLCCAVDGSELDAYLEKLSAPVHRIDVIVIEASGLAEPEEMIRMLVANENPAVRYGGMVEVVDAAEFDATRARHPETDRHLAVADLVVLNKTDRVDPVERARIETELAALCAPGTPVVGAAHGRIDPELLFDRRPWTETRGQLSFEDLLAQAEGHDHCTHAHAAYESTEFTSEQALSPRRFMDFLDRRPAGLYRIKGYVWFGVPGHEERYEIQAVGRFLRFAPQPWGRGEPRLTQLVLIGSGTDGEGLVRELEACRDEAPQDANPESMWGVLRYVDRPAEDWGDAPEPDTSETPPVPPTY; encoded by the coding sequence GTGAACAGCAGGCAGCCCATCCCCGTCGTCGTCCTCGCCGGATTCCTCGGATCCGGGAAGACCACCGTGCTGAACCACCTCCTCGCCGGCCGCGGCGGTACCCGCATCGGGGTCGTCGTCAACGACTTCGGCTCCATCGAGATCGACGCGATGTCGGTGGCCGGCCAGGTCGGGGACTCGATGGTCTCCCTCGGCGGCGGCTGCCTGTGCTGCGCCGTCGACGGCAGCGAGCTGGACGCGTACCTGGAGAAGCTCTCCGCCCCCGTCCACCGGATCGACGTGATCGTCATCGAGGCGAGCGGCCTGGCCGAGCCCGAGGAGATGATCCGCATGCTGGTGGCCAACGAGAACCCGGCCGTCCGGTACGGCGGCATGGTGGAGGTCGTGGACGCGGCGGAATTCGACGCCACCCGGGCCCGGCACCCGGAGACCGACCGACACCTGGCCGTCGCGGACCTGGTGGTGCTCAACAAGACCGACCGGGTCGACCCTGTCGAACGGGCCAGGATCGAGACCGAACTCGCCGCGCTCTGCGCGCCGGGCACCCCGGTCGTGGGCGCCGCCCACGGCCGCATCGACCCGGAGCTGCTCTTCGACCGCAGGCCCTGGACCGAGACCCGGGGACAGCTGTCCTTCGAGGACCTGCTCGCGCAGGCCGAGGGCCACGACCACTGCACCCACGCGCACGCCGCCTACGAGAGCACCGAGTTCACCTCGGAGCAGGCGCTCTCCCCGCGCCGGTTCATGGACTTCCTCGACCGGCGCCCGGCCGGGCTCTACCGGATCAAGGGCTACGTGTGGTTCGGGGTCCCCGGACACGAGGAGCGCTACGAGATCCAGGCGGTCGGCCGCTTCCTCCGCTTCGCCCCGCAGCCCTGGGGGCGGGGCGAACCCCGCCTGACGCAGCTGGTCCTGATCGGCTCGGGCACCGACGGCGAGGGCCTGGTGCGGGAGTTGGAGGCCTGCCGTGACGAAGCCCCCCAGGACGCGAACCCCGAGAGCATGTGGGGCGTGCTGCGGTACGTCGACCGGCCCGCGGAGGACTGGGGCGACGCACCGGAGCCGGACACGTCCGAGACGCCCCCGGTGCCCCCGACGTATTGA
- a CDS encoding citrate synthase/methylcitrate synthase: MNTTDSTIEGPRGLAGVVVTETELGDVRGREGFYHYRQYSAVELAAGRSFEDVWHLMFRGTLPADPAERAAFAAETAALRRLPEEVRAVLPDLARATRLSGPLAGLRTALSLLGASAGFRPVYDLTPQRRAADALAACAAVPTLLTALHRLGQGLEPVEPRADLPYAANYLYMLTGEEPDPARARAVERYLISTVDHGFNASTFTARVIASTGADVAACLTGAIGALSGPLHGGAPSRALDTLDAIGTVDRIGPWIRERVLAGDRIMGFGHPVYRTEDPRSRMLREIALGFGGPLVDFAVEVERQVEEILAELKPGRELHTNVEFYAGVVMELCGLPREMFTPTFCAARVVGWSANILEQATDSKIIRPAARYTGPTPPQPVPLMD, translated from the coding sequence ATGAACACCACCGACAGCACCATCGAAGGACCGCGGGGCCTCGCCGGAGTCGTGGTCACCGAAACCGAGCTGGGCGACGTCCGGGGCCGCGAGGGCTTCTACCACTACCGCCAGTACTCGGCCGTGGAGCTCGCCGCCGGCCGCAGTTTCGAGGACGTGTGGCACCTGATGTTCCGCGGCACCCTCCCGGCGGATCCCGCCGAGCGGGCCGCCTTCGCCGCCGAGACCGCCGCGCTGCGCCGGCTCCCCGAGGAGGTGCGGGCGGTCCTGCCGGACCTGGCCCGCGCCACCCGGCTCTCCGGCCCGCTCGCCGGGCTGCGCACCGCGCTCTCGCTGCTCGGCGCCTCCGCCGGATTCCGGCCGGTGTACGACCTCACCCCCCAGCGCCGGGCAGCGGACGCGCTGGCGGCCTGCGCCGCGGTGCCGACCCTGTTGACCGCCCTGCACCGGCTGGGCCAGGGCCTGGAGCCGGTCGAGCCGCGCGCGGACCTCCCGTACGCGGCCAACTACCTCTACATGCTCACCGGCGAGGAGCCCGACCCCGCCCGGGCCCGCGCGGTCGAGCGGTACCTGATATCCACCGTCGACCACGGCTTCAACGCCTCGACGTTCACCGCCCGGGTGATCGCCTCCACCGGCGCCGACGTCGCGGCCTGCCTGACCGGGGCCATCGGCGCGCTCTCCGGCCCGCTGCACGGCGGCGCCCCCAGCCGCGCCCTGGACACCCTCGACGCGATCGGCACCGTGGACCGGATCGGGCCGTGGATCCGCGAACGTGTCCTCGCCGGCGACCGGATCATGGGCTTCGGGCACCCCGTCTACCGCACCGAGGACCCCCGCTCACGCATGCTGCGCGAGATCGCCCTCGGCTTCGGCGGCCCCCTCGTGGACTTCGCCGTGGAGGTCGAACGCCAGGTGGAGGAGATCCTCGCCGAACTCAAGCCGGGCCGCGAACTGCACACCAACGTGGAGTTCTACGCGGGCGTGGTCATGGAATTGTGCGGGCTGCCGCGCGAGATGTTCACCCCGACCTTCTGCGCGGCCCGGGTCGTCGGCTGGAGCGCGAACATCCTGGAACAGGCCACCGATTCGAAGATCATCCGACCGGCCGCCCGGTACACGGGACCTACCCCTCCGCAGCCGGTGCCGCTGATGGACTGA
- a CDS encoding citrate synthase: MSDQTDGGRRLSTQEAARVLGVKPATVYAYVSRGQLTSRRDAAGRGSSFDAAEVEALARRSRREAAAPPAGELSVRTALTLIEPDRFYFRGVDAVALASRYRYEEVAEWLWTGTLTPGARFTAPAELLEAARRAVDALPAHSGPVDRLRVAVAAAAVADPLRFDLSEEAVLGSARCLIPTLVGALPAVGSGWAGDGRIARQLWSRLTPREPDPDALAVLDLALALLVDHDLAASTLAVRVAASARAHPYAAVSAGLGALEGPLHGAAGRLAHRMLVEVLEQGGAAPVVAEHLRAGRRVPGLGHRLYRGEDPRAGALFARLEGLEQAAPALAAAREVVAVTARQGGLHANVDLALAVLSVSCGMAAEAGETVFAVARTAGWIAHALEEYQERPLRMRPSGQYHGPRPPQPMP, translated from the coding sequence ATGAGTGACCAGACGGACGGCGGACGCAGGCTCAGCACGCAGGAGGCGGCGCGGGTGCTCGGCGTGAAGCCGGCGACGGTGTACGCCTATGTCAGCCGGGGCCAGCTCACCAGCCGCCGCGATGCGGCAGGGCGGGGCAGCAGCTTCGACGCCGCCGAGGTGGAGGCGCTGGCCCGGCGCAGCCGGCGCGAGGCGGCGGCTCCCCCCGCCGGTGAGCTCTCGGTCCGCACGGCGCTCACCCTCATCGAACCCGACCGGTTCTACTTCCGGGGCGTCGACGCCGTGGCCCTGGCCTCGCGGTACCGCTACGAGGAGGTCGCCGAGTGGCTCTGGACCGGGACCCTCACCCCCGGGGCCCGGTTCACCGCTCCTGCGGAGCTGCTGGAGGCGGCCCGTCGGGCGGTGGACGCCCTGCCGGCGCACAGCGGCCCGGTCGACCGGCTGCGGGTGGCGGTCGCCGCCGCCGCGGTGGCGGATCCGCTGCGCTTCGACCTGTCGGAGGAGGCCGTACTCGGCTCCGCGCGCTGCCTGATCCCGACGCTGGTCGGCGCACTGCCCGCGGTGGGCAGCGGGTGGGCCGGCGACGGCCGGATCGCCCGGCAGCTGTGGTCCCGGCTGACGCCGCGGGAGCCGGACCCGGACGCCCTCGCCGTACTGGACCTGGCCCTGGCGCTGCTGGTCGACCACGACCTGGCCGCCTCCACGCTCGCCGTACGGGTGGCCGCGTCGGCGCGCGCGCATCCGTACGCGGCGGTCTCGGCCGGGCTCGGCGCGCTCGAAGGACCACTGCACGGCGCGGCCGGGCGGCTCGCGCACCGGATGCTGGTGGAGGTGCTGGAACAGGGCGGTGCCGCGCCGGTGGTCGCCGAGCACCTGCGGGCGGGACGCCGGGTCCCGGGCCTGGGCCACCGCCTCTACCGGGGCGAGGACCCCCGGGCGGGGGCGCTGTTCGCACGGCTGGAAGGGCTGGAGCAAGCCGCCCCCGCCCTGGCGGCGGCCCGCGAGGTGGTCGCGGTGACGGCCCGCCAGGGCGGGCTGCACGCCAACGTGGACCTGGCGCTGGCGGTCCTGTCGGTGTCCTGCGGCATGGCCGCCGAGGCCGGTGAGACGGTCTTCGCGGTGGCCCGCACGGCGGGCTGGATCGCCCACGCGCTGGAGGAGTACCAGGAGCGCCCGCTGCGCATGCGGCCGAGCGGCCAGTACCACGGCCCGCGCCCGCCCCAGCCGATGCCTTAG
- a CDS encoding sensor histidine kinase, which translates to MSARRLGLPRRAVSQILLTQLAIAAGVVVLATGLFLAPLSAQLDDQAMRRALAIAQSAAADPAIAAGLLDSGASADSPVQASAERIRRATGAEYVVVLDLDGIRRSHPSPDRIGLPVSTDPSDALAGREVMEIDDGTLGRSARGKVPLVAADGEIVGAVSVGIAYDSVRDRLLGAIPGLLAYAGGALAAGALAAYLLSRRIQRQTRDLAFSDIAGLLAEREAMLHSIREGVIALAPDGRVRLVNDEAARLLGLTPDTIGTFAGRPLGDVLGAGRTADVLSGRVTGRDLLTVQGPRVLVANRMPTADGGAVATLRDRTELEHLGRELDSTRGLIDALRAQDHEHANRLHTLLGLLELGLHEEAVEFVTEVVGVHRTTAEQVTEKVHDPLLAALLVGKATVAAERGIPLRLAAATLLPDRLVDPGGLVTIVGNLVDNALDAAAGGTAPLVEVELRAEGRTAVLRVRDSGPGVPAARREEIFTEGWSTKQPRAHRERGLGLALVRRLAERQGGSARAGEAADGGAEFSVVLPEALR; encoded by the coding sequence ATGAGCGCTCGGCGCCTCGGGCTGCCCAGACGGGCGGTCTCGCAGATCCTGCTGACCCAGCTGGCCATCGCGGCCGGGGTCGTCGTCCTGGCCACGGGACTGTTCCTCGCGCCGCTCAGCGCCCAGCTCGACGACCAGGCCATGCGCCGTGCCCTGGCCATCGCGCAGAGCGCCGCGGCCGATCCCGCGATCGCCGCAGGCCTCCTGGATTCCGGGGCGTCGGCGGACAGCCCGGTGCAGGCCTCGGCCGAGCGCATCCGCCGGGCGACGGGCGCCGAGTACGTCGTCGTCCTCGACCTGGACGGCATCCGCCGCTCGCATCCGAGCCCCGACCGGATCGGACTGCCCGTCTCCACCGACCCGAGCGACGCCCTGGCCGGCCGCGAGGTCATGGAGATCGACGACGGCACCCTGGGGCGCTCCGCCCGCGGCAAGGTCCCGCTCGTCGCCGCCGACGGCGAGATCGTCGGCGCGGTCTCGGTCGGCATCGCCTACGACAGCGTCCGCGACCGCCTGCTCGGGGCCATACCGGGCCTGCTGGCCTACGCCGGCGGCGCCCTGGCCGCAGGCGCCCTCGCCGCCTACCTCCTCTCCCGCAGGATCCAACGCCAGACCCGTGACCTGGCCTTCTCCGACATCGCCGGCCTGCTCGCCGAACGCGAGGCGATGCTGCACTCCATCCGCGAAGGCGTGATCGCCCTCGCCCCGGACGGCCGGGTCCGGCTGGTCAACGACGAGGCCGCCCGCCTCCTGGGCCTCACCCCGGACACCATCGGCACCTTCGCCGGACGGCCGCTGGGCGACGTCCTCGGCGCCGGCCGCACCGCCGACGTACTCTCCGGCCGCGTGACGGGCCGGGACCTCCTCACCGTCCAGGGCCCGCGGGTCCTGGTCGCCAACCGCATGCCCACCGCGGACGGAGGTGCCGTAGCCACCCTGCGCGACCGCACCGAGCTGGAGCACCTGGGCCGCGAACTCGACTCCACCCGTGGTCTCATCGACGCCCTGCGCGCCCAGGACCACGAACACGCCAACCGTCTCCACACCCTCCTCGGCCTGCTGGAGCTGGGCCTGCACGAGGAGGCGGTGGAGTTCGTGACGGAAGTCGTCGGCGTGCACCGCACCACCGCCGAGCAGGTCACCGAGAAGGTCCACGACCCGCTGCTGGCCGCCCTCCTCGTGGGCAAGGCCACCGTCGCCGCCGAGCGCGGCATCCCCCTGCGGCTGGCAGCCGCCACCCTCCTTCCCGACCGCCTGGTCGACCCGGGCGGGCTCGTCACGATCGTCGGCAACCTGGTGGACAACGCCCTGGACGCCGCCGCCGGCGGAACGGCGCCCCTGGTCGAGGTGGAGCTGCGCGCGGAGGGCCGTACCGCCGTGCTGCGGGTGCGCGACAGCGGCCCCGGGGTCCCCGCCGCGCGCCGCGAGGAGATCTTCACGGAGGGCTGGTCGACCAAGCAGCCCCGGGCCCACCGCGAGCGCGGGCTGGGCCTCGCCCTCGTACGCCGCCTCGCAGAGCGGCAGGGCGGAAGCGCCCGGGCCGGTGAAGCAGCGGACGGAGGGGCGGAATTCTCCGTCGTACTTCCGGAGGCCCTGCGATGA
- a CDS encoding DUF7342 family protein produces the protein MNETPIHVLVVDDDMRVARINAAYVAKVPGFHVIAQAHSAAEALDFLSAHPVDLVLLDHYLPDENGLDLVRRLRQRGDGTDVIMVTAARDLATVQAAMRLGALQYLVKPFTFAGLRTRLEAYGSLRRALETGGEAEQAEVDRIFGALAGAASVNELPKGHSPTTAELVRQVLRSAEGPLSTQQIADRAGISRQTAQRYLKLLERSGRVSLALRYGETGRPEHRYAWLPSEGPA, from the coding sequence ATGAACGAGACCCCGATCCACGTATTGGTCGTCGACGACGACATGCGTGTTGCCCGGATCAACGCGGCGTACGTGGCGAAGGTTCCCGGTTTCCACGTGATCGCGCAGGCACATTCGGCCGCCGAGGCCCTGGACTTCCTCTCCGCCCACCCGGTGGACCTGGTCCTCCTGGACCACTACCTCCCCGACGAGAACGGCCTGGACCTGGTCCGCCGCCTGCGCCAGCGCGGCGACGGGACCGATGTGATCATGGTCACCGCCGCCCGCGACCTCGCCACCGTGCAGGCAGCCATGCGCCTCGGAGCCCTCCAGTACCTGGTCAAACCGTTCACCTTCGCCGGGCTGCGCACCCGGCTGGAGGCGTACGGTTCGCTGCGCCGCGCCCTGGAAACGGGCGGTGAGGCCGAACAGGCCGAGGTGGACCGGATCTTCGGCGCCCTCGCCGGCGCGGCTTCCGTGAACGAGCTCCCCAAGGGCCACTCCCCCACCACGGCGGAGCTGGTCCGCCAGGTGCTGCGCTCCGCCGAAGGCCCCCTGTCCACCCAGCAGATCGCCGACCGCGCGGGCATCAGCCGCCAGACCGCCCAGCGCTATCTGAAGCTCCTCGAACGCTCCGGCCGCGTCTCCCTGGCCCTGCGCTACGGCGAGACCGGCCGCCCGGAGCACCGCTACGCCTGGCTCCCGTCGGAGGGGCCGGCCTGA
- a CDS encoding solute symporter family protein, with protein sequence MTTEHQTLALMLFSLFIAVTLGITTWVSRNRHGSAEEFYAGGRLFSPMENGFAIAGDYMSAASFLGISGLIALFGYDGLLYSVGFLVAWLVVLFLVAELVRNCGRFTLADVVAARMSERPVRIAAGTSSVVVSVLYLVAQMVGAGSLVGLLLGNSSAAARTLTVIGVGALMVVYVSFGGMRATTWIQIVKAVLLMGGAITLTVLVLLRFHGDFDRLLTSAAERSGHGLAFLSPGLKYGGDWTARFDFISLGLALVLGTAGLPHILSRFYTVPTARAARRSVVWAIGLIGSFYLMTIVLGFGAAALVGPDEVRASNASGNTAVPLLAAFLGGGAETTGGAVLFAFVAAIAFATILAVVAGITLASSASVAHDLYASLKRRHARQRSEVSVARAAAVGIGAVAIALGLLAQNLNVAFLVGLAFAVAASANLPVLMYSLFWRGFTTRGAVWSVYGGLVPAVLLVLVSPVVSGSAESLFPGVDFQFFPLQNPGIVSIPLGFLAGWLGTVISGEEPDEAKHAETEVRSLTGAGAV encoded by the coding sequence GTGACCACTGAGCACCAGACCCTGGCGCTGATGCTGTTCAGCCTCTTCATCGCGGTGACCCTGGGCATCACCACCTGGGTCAGTCGCAACCGGCACGGCTCGGCCGAGGAGTTCTACGCCGGCGGGCGGCTCTTCTCCCCGATGGAGAACGGTTTCGCCATCGCGGGCGACTACATGTCCGCCGCCTCCTTCCTCGGCATCTCCGGTCTGATCGCCCTCTTCGGCTACGACGGCCTGCTCTACTCGGTGGGATTCCTCGTCGCCTGGCTGGTGGTGCTGTTCCTCGTCGCCGAACTGGTGCGCAACTGCGGGCGCTTCACCCTCGCCGACGTGGTCGCGGCCCGGATGAGCGAGCGCCCGGTGCGGATCGCGGCCGGTACCTCCTCGGTCGTCGTGTCCGTGCTCTACCTCGTCGCGCAGATGGTCGGCGCGGGCAGCCTGGTTGGGCTGCTGCTGGGGAACTCGAGCGCCGCGGCCCGGACCCTCACCGTGATCGGGGTGGGCGCCCTGATGGTGGTCTACGTGTCCTTCGGCGGAATGCGGGCCACCACCTGGATCCAGATCGTGAAGGCCGTGCTGCTGATGGGCGGGGCGATCACGCTGACGGTGCTGGTGCTGCTGCGCTTCCACGGCGACTTCGACCGGCTGCTCACCAGCGCCGCCGAACGCAGCGGGCACGGACTCGCGTTCCTCAGCCCCGGACTCAAGTACGGCGGGGACTGGACCGCCCGCTTCGACTTCATCAGCCTCGGTCTCGCGCTGGTCCTGGGGACCGCCGGACTGCCGCACATCCTGTCGCGCTTCTACACCGTGCCCACCGCCCGCGCGGCCCGCCGCTCCGTGGTGTGGGCGATCGGGCTCATCGGCAGCTTCTACCTGATGACCATCGTCCTCGGCTTCGGGGCCGCGGCCCTGGTCGGACCGGACGAGGTTCGGGCCTCCAACGCCTCGGGCAACACGGCCGTCCCGCTGCTCGCGGCCTTCCTCGGCGGAGGCGCCGAAACCACCGGTGGCGCCGTGCTGTTCGCCTTCGTCGCCGCCATCGCCTTCGCCACCATCCTGGCCGTGGTGGCCGGCATCACCCTGGCCTCGTCCGCCTCCGTGGCCCACGACCTGTACGCCTCGCTCAAGCGCAGGCACGCCAGGCAGCGCAGCGAGGTCTCGGTGGCCCGGGCCGCCGCCGTGGGCATCGGGGCGGTGGCCATCGCCCTCGGGCTGCTCGCGCAGAACCTCAACGTGGCGTTCCTGGTGGGGCTGGCCTTCGCGGTGGCGGCCTCGGCCAACCTTCCGGTGTTGATGTACTCGCTCTTCTGGCGCGGTTTCACCACGCGCGGAGCCGTCTGGTCGGTGTACGGGGGCCTGGTCCCGGCGGTACTGCTGGTGCTGGTCTCACCGGTGGTGTCGGGCAGTGCGGAGTCGCTGTTCCCGGGAGTCGACTTCCAGTTCTTCCCGCTGCAGAACCCGGGGATCGTCTCGATCCCGCTGGGCTTCCTGGCCGGCTGGCTGGGCACGGTCATCTCGGGCGAGGAACCGGACGAGGCGAAGCACGCGGAGACGGAAGTCCGTTCGCTGACCGGCGCTGGAGCGGTCTGA